The following are encoded in a window of Brevibacillus sp. DP1.3A genomic DNA:
- a CDS encoding YdiU family protein: MTDKKTTIEPGWNFDNSYTTLPKSFYSRLSPPPVHLPKLAILNESLAKSLGLNAEALQSADTVAMLAGNEAPEGAMPLAQAYAGHQFGHFTMLGDGRALLLGEQISPSGERFDIQLKGSGRTPYSRGGDGRAALGPMLREYIISEAMHGLGIPTTRSLAVVTTGESIYREAELPGAILTRVAASHIRVGTFQFAARWCSIEDLRALADYTLQRHFPEIEAEENRYLLLLKGVIQRQAALIAKWQLAGFIHGVMNTDNMAISGETIDYGPCAYMDTYDPATVFSSIDVQGRYAYGNQPYIAVWNLSRFAETLLPLLHDNEAQAVKMAEDALAEFSKLYHSHWLAGMRAKLGLSNEEEQDEALIEGLLNMMKEHRADYTNTFRALTINQPEDTVLFGTSEFTDWHEQWKARLTRQPEDTEAVQQFMKKSNPAVIPRNHRVEEALEAAWKKGDYTVMERLLAVLSDPYAYTPEQVEYTTLPAESARPYQTFCGT, translated from the coding sequence ATGACAGACAAAAAAACAACGATCGAACCGGGATGGAACTTCGACAACAGCTATACAACGCTGCCGAAATCCTTTTATTCCCGACTGAGCCCACCTCCTGTGCATTTACCGAAGCTCGCCATTCTAAACGAGTCATTGGCAAAGTCGCTCGGGCTGAACGCCGAAGCCCTTCAAAGCGCCGATACTGTAGCCATGCTCGCGGGAAATGAGGCACCAGAAGGCGCAATGCCTCTCGCGCAAGCATATGCGGGACACCAATTTGGTCATTTTACCATGCTAGGCGACGGCAGGGCTCTTCTGCTTGGTGAGCAGATTTCACCCTCCGGCGAGCGCTTTGATATCCAACTGAAAGGTTCCGGCAGAACACCTTATTCACGCGGCGGCGATGGTAGAGCAGCGCTTGGCCCGATGCTACGCGAATACATCATTAGCGAGGCCATGCATGGACTCGGAATTCCTACCACTCGGAGCCTTGCAGTAGTGACAACTGGCGAGTCTATCTATCGCGAAGCCGAGCTGCCTGGTGCCATTTTGACGCGTGTTGCAGCCAGTCATATCAGAGTAGGCACGTTTCAATTCGCGGCAAGATGGTGCTCCATAGAAGATCTCCGCGCGTTAGCTGATTACACGTTGCAAAGACATTTTCCAGAGATCGAAGCAGAAGAAAACCGCTACCTCCTCCTACTGAAGGGAGTCATCCAGCGTCAGGCTGCGTTGATTGCCAAGTGGCAACTCGCGGGCTTTATTCACGGGGTCATGAACACCGACAACATGGCGATCAGCGGCGAAACTATTGATTACGGTCCTTGTGCTTACATGGACACGTATGATCCCGCAACGGTATTTAGCTCCATTGATGTTCAGGGTCGCTATGCTTACGGAAATCAGCCGTACATTGCTGTGTGGAATCTTTCTCGTTTTGCGGAAACCTTATTGCCGTTGCTGCATGACAACGAAGCGCAGGCTGTGAAAATGGCCGAAGATGCTCTCGCCGAATTTAGCAAGCTGTATCATAGCCATTGGCTTGCAGGAATGCGGGCAAAGCTCGGATTGTCTAACGAAGAGGAACAAGACGAAGCATTGATCGAAGGTCTGCTCAACATGATGAAGGAGCACCGTGCCGACTACACGAATACATTCCGTGCGCTCACGATCAATCAACCAGAAGATACCGTGCTGTTTGGCACGAGCGAATTCACGGATTGGCATGAGCAGTGGAAAGCACGACTAACAAGACAGCCAGAAGACACCGAAGCGGTACAACAGTTTATGAAAAAGAGTAATCCGGCAGTCATCCCACGGAACCATCGTGTAGAAGAAGCATTGGAAGCAGCATGGAAAAAGGGCGACTACACGGTGATGGAACGGCTTTTGGCAGTCCTTTCTGATCCATATGCGTACACGCCTGAACAGGTAGAATACACGACTTTACCAGCGGAATCGGCACGTCCTTACCAAACGTTTTGCGGTACGTAA
- a CDS encoding RNA ligase family protein, whose translation MLKKYPRTFHLPWSRSRTDDDKILRTVSHFEGKEVVVTEKLDGENTTLYRNHIHARSLDSKDHASRHWVKMLHGTISFHIPEGWRICGENVYALHSIYYEHLTSYFYVFSIWNENNECLSWDETVEWAELLGFKTAPVLYRGIWKEETVKSCYTKQSVFGGEQEGYVVRITERFPYEDFKQSAAKFVRKNHVQTDQHWLSKPVVPNGIAQTD comes from the coding sequence ATGTTGAAAAAATACCCGAGAACCTTTCATTTACCCTGGTCAAGAAGTAGAACCGACGATGATAAAATCTTGCGAACGGTTAGTCATTTCGAGGGAAAAGAAGTAGTCGTGACAGAGAAGCTGGATGGTGAAAATACCACGCTGTACCGAAATCATATCCACGCAAGGTCACTGGATAGCAAAGATCATGCATCTAGACATTGGGTAAAGATGCTGCACGGGACGATTTCGTTTCATATTCCGGAAGGCTGGAGAATTTGTGGGGAAAATGTATATGCGCTGCATTCCATCTATTACGAACACCTAACGAGCTATTTCTACGTGTTCTCGATCTGGAATGAAAACAATGAATGCTTGTCGTGGGATGAAACGGTAGAATGGGCCGAATTACTTGGCTTTAAAACAGCACCTGTCTTATACAGAGGGATTTGGAAGGAAGAGACCGTAAAAAGTTGCTACACCAAACAATCTGTCTTCGGCGGAGAACAAGAGGGGTATGTGGTACGAATAACGGAGAGGTTTCCGTACGAAGATTTTAAACAATCTGCCGCCAAGTTTGTGCGCAAAAATCATGTGCAAACCGACCAGCACTGGTTATCGAAGCCAGTCGTTCCGAATGGGATAGCACAAACCGATTAA
- a CDS encoding aldehyde dehydrogenase family protein, whose amino-acid sequence MSKVLGVPQESVAQFLSDKKQMLINGEWVPSLSGKIYESINPANGEVIAKIYEGDEADVDQAVRAARAAFNGSWSKTSPAERTKFLNKLADLLEQRVEEFAYLETLDGGNTITLTRHGFVPSAVAHLRYYAGWATKLTGQTIPLTSGGNFHAYTRREPLGVCGQITPWNYPLLGTVWKLAAPLAAGNTVILKPSQQTTLTTLLLGELIMEAGFPAGVVNIVTGSGRKIGEAITSHPDIDKIGFTGSTEVGKGIMRKSADTLKKITLELGGKSPNIIFADADLDKAIQGAFMGMFTNQGQICVAGTRLYVEKSVFQQVTEKLVEMAQKMKVGNPLDPATQMGPLISKEHLQSVKNYIEIAQKEGATVLTGGNVIQEGELAGGNYLEPTILTDLEENCTAVKEEIFGPVLCVMPFEQIEEVIERANETEYGLAAGVWTQNLTTAHKVIDALKAGTVWVNTYLKSDNGLPFGGHKQSGIGVEMGNQGIEAYTKTKSVLISLN is encoded by the coding sequence ATCTATGAATCTATCAATCCAGCAAATGGGGAGGTCATTGCGAAAATTTATGAAGGAGACGAGGCAGACGTAGATCAGGCAGTTCGTGCAGCAAGAGCAGCATTTAACGGGTCTTGGTCCAAAACTTCTCCTGCAGAACGAACAAAATTCCTCAATAAGCTCGCCGATTTGCTGGAACAACGCGTCGAAGAATTTGCTTATCTCGAGACGCTGGATGGCGGAAATACGATTACGCTAACACGCCACGGCTTCGTCCCAAGTGCAGTCGCTCACTTGCGCTATTATGCAGGATGGGCGACAAAATTAACAGGACAAACGATACCGCTTACATCAGGTGGCAATTTTCATGCCTATACACGAAGAGAGCCTTTAGGGGTTTGCGGACAAATCACACCATGGAACTATCCTTTGCTGGGGACAGTCTGGAAGTTAGCTGCTCCGCTCGCCGCAGGGAATACCGTGATTTTGAAGCCTTCCCAGCAAACCACCCTAACAACTTTGTTACTTGGTGAACTGATCATGGAAGCGGGTTTCCCCGCAGGAGTGGTGAACATTGTAACAGGCTCCGGTCGTAAAATTGGGGAAGCGATCACGAGTCACCCTGATATCGACAAAATCGGTTTCACAGGGTCAACGGAAGTGGGCAAAGGCATCATGAGAAAATCCGCTGACACTCTGAAAAAAATCACACTGGAATTAGGCGGAAAATCACCAAACATTATTTTTGCGGATGCCGACCTGGACAAAGCGATTCAAGGCGCGTTTATGGGAATGTTTACAAACCAGGGCCAGATATGTGTGGCAGGGACTCGACTCTATGTGGAAAAGTCAGTCTTTCAACAGGTCACAGAAAAATTGGTTGAAATGGCACAAAAAATGAAAGTGGGGAACCCACTAGACCCAGCTACACAGATGGGACCGCTGATTTCCAAAGAGCACTTGCAATCGGTGAAAAATTATATTGAAATCGCCCAAAAAGAAGGAGCTACCGTTTTAACAGGTGGGAACGTTATACAAGAGGGCGAGCTGGCAGGCGGTAATTATTTGGAGCCTACCATTCTTACTGATCTCGAAGAAAATTGCACTGCCGTAAAAGAGGAGATATTCGGCCCGGTCTTGTGCGTCATGCCGTTTGAACAGATAGAGGAAGTCATTGAAAGAGCGAACGAAACCGAATATGGATTGGCTGCCGGTGTATGGACCCAAAACTTGACAACTGCGCATAAAGTCATCGATGCATTAAAAGCAGGAACTGTCTGGGTAAATACGTACCTCAAATCGGATAATGGTCTTCCCTTTGGTGGGCATAAGCAAAGCGGAATCGGCGTGGAAATGGGCAATCAAGGTATTGAAGCATACACAAAAACGAAAAGTGTCTTAATCAGCCTCAATTAA
- a CDS encoding alcohol dehydrogenase catalytic domain-containing protein → MKALVLVDKQKCEVKNVQDPTPDKDGILIKVMANGVCRSDLHFWLHGQPANRILGHEFCGVVEEVGREVTHFKKGDRVVVPFIGSDGTCPFCLSGKSNLCDSRSFPGMSYDGGYAEYVAVPKGDRNVIHLPEEIDFLDASALGCRFMTAFHGLVDRAQVMPGEWVAIYGCGGLGLSAINIASAMGANVIGVDIQDTNLALAKQMGAAYIINSRKTNPVEAIMELTKGGADVSVDALGHSETCVNSILSLKKDGRHLQGGLITHDGGNVTIPVTDMVKKEIRFLSTFGMPVHGYSSLLSFVLQGKLSPSKMVNREVSLSEVNDIFEGMTQNTLTGTFVVTKFE, encoded by the coding sequence ATGAAGGCACTGGTACTCGTAGATAAACAGAAATGTGAAGTGAAAAATGTTCAAGATCCCACACCTGATAAAGACGGGATTCTTATTAAAGTAATGGCAAATGGAGTATGCCGGAGTGACTTGCATTTTTGGCTGCATGGACAACCGGCAAACCGTATTTTGGGTCATGAATTCTGCGGCGTCGTAGAAGAAGTGGGTAGGGAAGTGACCCATTTTAAAAAGGGAGATCGGGTAGTTGTCCCATTTATCGGAAGTGATGGAACTTGCCCTTTTTGTCTCAGTGGGAAGTCAAACCTGTGTGACTCCAGGTCATTCCCCGGGATGTCCTATGATGGCGGCTACGCAGAATACGTCGCCGTTCCAAAAGGAGACCGGAATGTCATCCACTTGCCAGAGGAAATTGACTTCCTCGATGCTTCGGCCTTGGGCTGCCGCTTCATGACCGCGTTCCATGGTCTGGTCGATCGGGCACAAGTTATGCCTGGGGAGTGGGTGGCCATTTATGGATGTGGTGGACTCGGACTTTCTGCGATCAACATTGCCTCAGCAATGGGGGCAAATGTAATCGGTGTGGACATTCAAGATACGAATTTGGCGTTAGCCAAGCAGATGGGAGCAGCTTATATCATTAACAGTCGTAAAACGAACCCCGTCGAAGCCATCATGGAACTCACGAAGGGTGGAGCGGACGTGTCTGTTGATGCACTGGGCCATTCTGAAACATGTGTAAACTCGATTCTCAGCCTCAAAAAGGACGGACGTCACTTGCAAGGGGGGCTTATTACACACGATGGTGGAAATGTTACGATCCCTGTGACTGATATGGTCAAGAAAGAAATTCGCTTCCTTTCTACCTTTGGTATGCCGGTTCATGGTTACTCGTCTTTGCTCTCTTTTGTGTTGCAAGGAAAACTTTCTCCTAGCAAAATGGTGAATCGCGAGGTTTCTCTTTCTGAAGTGAACGACATTTTTGAAGGGATGACCCAAAATACGCTGACCGGAACATTTGTTGTCACAAAATTCGAATAA
- a CDS encoding DUF6138 family protein, producing the protein MNQAAEAFLNEVWTSIQEIYKKENQRINEIKDWSQLQAGIKDYLRVAWRKGKLNWANGKIHVDVHEPFKWSDDSYKYDAGPYMEELTEEILMQEFFPALCDRMESLFHSTDYDSHFFDYRFELVFEFEWKQSVQCHSHHFVNERKLESLKQALDQFIETKIKPELPIRPHEKDDFFFAHCLVNPDLMEQKQEVIEPLIQHLSEKLRSNKERSDSWTYHFTLALKGWAEERFLVNYFDRTGHYGLDWVLKPEQERQELKTEELDFFLYVALAIGNKEPDTRKKFLDLAVQLGSKQAADYVKRGSGRFENEYKSSLIQATANDVLQEIDIRIVSEEEATYGEAINFINGLLREGFPKGYKLKLKSSAKHYLPVKKLAKSGLHQFFANASRYPALYPKIAEYAELAMEEFAWYGDVEPSEKSVMPGTYAVLALGLSSNDYFPLVRRYMELVDTEHQSAQDDFAMAFMEAHGVTVENMPVLVSLVLGSSDSAKPLKNITIDRAELVDALIGELATMEDYQRGTVIYRLFGGNKKLAQAVKKESSPIKDKLAQVLALIE; encoded by the coding sequence ATGAATCAGGCAGCAGAAGCATTTCTAAACGAAGTATGGACTTCCATCCAAGAAATTTACAAGAAAGAGAACCAGCGGATCAACGAGATCAAAGACTGGAGTCAACTGCAGGCGGGGATCAAAGACTACCTGAGAGTGGCATGGAGAAAAGGAAAACTCAATTGGGCCAATGGCAAAATCCACGTGGATGTCCATGAACCTTTCAAATGGAGTGACGACTCGTACAAATACGACGCGGGTCCTTACATGGAGGAGCTTACAGAGGAAATTCTCATGCAAGAGTTTTTCCCCGCACTGTGTGATCGAATGGAATCCCTTTTCCATTCCACTGACTATGATTCTCACTTTTTTGATTACCGCTTCGAGCTCGTCTTTGAATTCGAGTGGAAACAATCGGTGCAATGCCATTCTCACCATTTCGTAAACGAACGAAAACTCGAGAGTCTAAAACAAGCACTGGATCAATTTATCGAGACAAAAATCAAGCCGGAGCTTCCTATACGTCCGCATGAAAAAGACGATTTTTTCTTCGCTCATTGTCTCGTCAATCCCGATCTGATGGAACAAAAGCAGGAGGTTATCGAACCGCTCATCCAGCATCTTAGCGAAAAGCTGCGCTCCAATAAAGAACGCAGTGATTCATGGACATACCACTTTACTTTGGCTTTAAAAGGCTGGGCGGAGGAACGTTTTTTAGTCAACTATTTTGATCGTACTGGGCATTATGGACTGGATTGGGTTTTGAAACCTGAGCAGGAGCGTCAGGAACTAAAAACAGAGGAGCTGGATTTTTTCCTGTACGTAGCTCTCGCAATTGGGAACAAGGAACCGGACACCCGCAAGAAGTTCTTGGACCTCGCTGTTCAGCTTGGCTCCAAGCAGGCTGCGGACTATGTAAAACGAGGCAGCGGTCGCTTTGAAAACGAGTATAAAAGCAGTCTGATTCAAGCGACCGCCAATGACGTTTTGCAAGAGATCGACATCCGGATCGTATCTGAGGAAGAAGCCACCTACGGTGAGGCCATCAATTTTATCAACGGCCTTTTGCGTGAAGGTTTTCCCAAAGGGTACAAGCTCAAGCTGAAGAGCAGCGCAAAGCACTACCTGCCAGTAAAAAAACTGGCGAAGTCAGGTCTCCACCAGTTTTTTGCGAATGCGTCCCGTTACCCTGCCTTATACCCGAAAATCGCAGAATATGCCGAGCTAGCGATGGAGGAGTTCGCGTGGTACGGAGATGTAGAGCCTAGTGAGAAATCAGTCATGCCTGGCACTTATGCGGTATTGGCTCTCGGCTTGTCTAGCAACGATTATTTTCCACTTGTTCGTCGTTATATGGAGCTGGTCGACACGGAGCATCAGTCTGCCCAAGACGATTTTGCCATGGCTTTTATGGAGGCGCATGGTGTAACTGTAGAGAATATGCCAGTACTCGTCTCTCTGGTGCTTGGCAGTAGCGACTCGGCGAAGCCTTTGAAAAATATCACCATCGATCGTGCAGAACTGGTGGATGCCCTCATAGGAGAGCTTGCAACGATGGAAGATTACCAGCGGGGAACCGTTATTTATCGTCTTTTCGGCGGGAATAAGAAGCTCGCACAGGCTGTAAAAAAGGAATCTTCCCCCATCAAAGACAAGCTTGCACAAGTGCTAGCCTTGATCGAATAG
- a CDS encoding suppressor of fused domain protein has protein sequence MDEEMMSVGWDAIDQEMRKIYGEQEPKHYGTLISYALGGHDPLDGISAYKSDEPYPHWHFVTYGFTELYEKESENEEESGFGFELTFRLARKDDEEEPPAWALNLLQNMGRYVFNTGNVFQAGDHLDANGPICLDADTQLTALAFVTDPQLAEIDTPNGRVQFLQMVGVTGDELDAMMAWNTRGVLQSGLPYMPSYITDLERDSLLRNSTVTDAVQKGMEQEGSNTAYLFVSQLGWEPGKNGFLKKTPSTLRLGAKQAEVIGKILRGRMRKGESLSLVGPDVRVVFEAGENPECIPGDDVIRFVLDDATTIALTKQLLPKECSFEIPSLKGIAINIVKTNITDSEGNVVKVIG, from the coding sequence ATGGATGAAGAAATGATGTCAGTGGGCTGGGATGCCATTGATCAGGAGATGAGAAAGATTTATGGAGAGCAGGAGCCTAAGCATTACGGGACGCTCATCTCGTATGCGCTGGGTGGTCACGATCCATTGGATGGAATAAGCGCCTACAAATCAGACGAGCCATACCCGCATTGGCATTTTGTGACCTATGGATTTACCGAGTTGTATGAAAAAGAGTCCGAGAATGAAGAGGAAAGCGGTTTTGGCTTTGAATTGACGTTTCGATTGGCGCGAAAGGACGACGAGGAAGAACCGCCTGCCTGGGCGCTGAATCTGCTTCAAAATATGGGACGTTACGTATTCAACACCGGGAATGTTTTTCAGGCAGGGGATCATTTGGATGCAAACGGTCCGATATGCTTGGACGCCGATACCCAACTGACTGCGCTCGCTTTTGTCACAGACCCACAGCTTGCCGAAATCGATACGCCGAATGGTCGGGTGCAATTCTTGCAAATGGTCGGGGTTACAGGTGATGAACTCGATGCGATGATGGCTTGGAATACACGTGGCGTACTCCAATCTGGATTGCCGTACATGCCTTCCTACATAACCGATCTCGAGCGGGATTCTCTCCTTCGCAACTCTACAGTTACAGATGCTGTTCAAAAAGGAATGGAACAAGAAGGCTCCAACACTGCCTATTTGTTTGTCAGCCAGCTTGGCTGGGAGCCAGGTAAAAATGGCTTTTTGAAAAAAACGCCTTCGACCCTGAGGCTGGGAGCTAAGCAAGCGGAAGTCATCGGGAAAATTCTCCGAGGACGTATGCGCAAAGGGGAAAGCCTGAGTTTGGTGGGACCTGATGTTCGAGTTGTATTTGAGGCAGGAGAAAATCCTGAATGTATTCCAGGAGATGACGTTATTCGCTTTGTTCTCGATGATGCGACAACGATTGCGCTTACCAAGCAGTTACTTCCAAAGGAATGCAGCTTTGAGATCCCATCTCTGAAAGGAATTGCCATCAACATTGTGAAAACCAATATTACCGATAGCGAGGGCAATGTCGTCAAGGTCATCGGTTAA
- a CDS encoding AAA family ATPase: MKKKLIVLSGIAGSGKSKWAQEIAKKERATIVSTDEIRQNLFGDERKQKKSAQVFFAVYSKIATELANGKNVILDATNIDREKRMKVLAKFPDVQKECYYVDVPYSVCLERNRSRKRTVDEYIVAKMRKNFHFPIKNEGWDHIHLLHEPVPYAIEKEEFVQLLQNEPSYEELFARLNAIPIFKEMYQFNQENPYHQYPLCKHTYHVFDYVNAFYTEEDKFLMQVVALFHDTGKPFCKTYKPMKGHYSYYGHEHVSAQIACHFLKELGFEDDFIFEVVNLIQMHMKINYGTQQDISEIYHLLGDEYLWKLYFFKEGDAYAK, from the coding sequence GTGAAAAAGAAATTAATCGTCCTGTCAGGCATTGCGGGCAGTGGCAAAAGCAAGTGGGCACAAGAAATTGCCAAAAAGGAACGGGCAACCATCGTGTCTACGGATGAAATTCGCCAGAACTTATTTGGTGATGAGCGAAAACAAAAAAAGTCAGCGCAAGTATTTTTTGCGGTTTATTCGAAAATCGCAACGGAGCTGGCGAATGGAAAGAATGTCATCTTAGATGCAACCAATATTGACAGAGAGAAAAGAATGAAGGTCCTTGCCAAATTTCCTGATGTCCAAAAAGAATGCTATTACGTCGATGTTCCCTATTCTGTTTGCCTGGAGCGCAATCGATCCCGAAAGAGAACCGTAGACGAATACATCGTGGCAAAGATGCGGAAGAACTTCCATTTTCCCATTAAGAATGAAGGCTGGGATCACATTCATCTCTTGCACGAACCAGTTCCTTATGCCATTGAAAAAGAAGAGTTCGTTCAATTGCTTCAAAATGAACCCTCCTATGAAGAGTTATTCGCCAGATTGAATGCTATTCCGATCTTTAAAGAGATGTATCAGTTTAATCAGGAAAACCCTTATCATCAGTACCCTTTGTGCAAGCATACCTATCATGTTTTCGATTATGTAAACGCCTTTTACACGGAAGAAGACAAATTTCTCATGCAAGTGGTCGCCTTGTTTCACGATACAGGAAAACCATTTTGCAAAACCTACAAACCGATGAAAGGCCATTACTCCTACTACGGACATGAGCATGTTTCTGCGCAAATTGCTTGCCATTTCTTAAAAGAATTAGGATTCGAAGATGATTTTATCTTCGAAGTCGTCAATCTGATTCAAATGCACATGAAGATTAACTACGGAACGCAGCAAGATATTTCCGAGATTTATCATTTGTTGGGCGATGAGTACCTATGGAAGCTGTACTTCTTTAAGGAAGGTGATGCCTATGCCAAATAA